Proteins from one Vulgatibacter sp. genomic window:
- a CDS encoding discoidin domain-containing protein, which yields MQRTKMAAVVAALLLGWAAGCEAPEGETGQMALRTECVDEACVVRGALEQAVEAGSLLVTWPLAAPVGTEVSVHVSADGERFELVHAGAIRGEAPRPIEFNPRAVRAVELRINGRTPAQWADRIVVVVGPKPEIPGGGTGGSGGSGGSGGSGGSGGNPTAPLDPLRIVATRASAHDGNGPANLVDGDLDTRWSCDGAGCWAVADLGGIQQVAAVDVAWYLGDVRTSNYRIAVSGDGNGWTTVASGTSSGATLQAERYPVDPVEAHYVRLTVDGNSVNAWASVTELAVRGTELTEPVEPEPTPEPEPTPEPEPEPEPEPEPTPEPQPQPGLDPFGVTMIYPTKAGGETWFLAADPTRDSRFDPQQSITRNADGSWKMRSDKVRMHAKTSTGYSTSAIRTYDRPTLIQQGYMLAPNDWKNVEMTGFVKVNAASDRSDNFAWYARGGRHSDGIGCEGSAYKGSLHYDGRTRWQKESWHVSYDQSSYRSTTSSIIGRWVGFKSIMRNVTVNGRPAVKLELWFSDNASKTSWTKVYDMTDDGSWGGDSDNCGNVNAAIPMTWGGPLATFRWDNAEDVDFKWLSVREID from the coding sequence ATGCAGCGGACGAAGATGGCAGCGGTCGTAGCCGCGCTGCTCCTGGGCTGGGCAGCAGGATGCGAGGCACCCGAGGGTGAGACGGGGCAGATGGCCCTGCGCACCGAGTGCGTAGACGAGGCCTGCGTGGTGCGCGGCGCCCTCGAGCAGGCGGTGGAGGCGGGCTCCCTGCTCGTCACCTGGCCTCTCGCGGCGCCGGTGGGGACGGAGGTCTCCGTCCATGTGAGCGCGGATGGCGAGCGCTTCGAGCTCGTCCATGCCGGTGCGATCCGGGGCGAGGCGCCCCGGCCGATCGAGTTCAACCCGCGCGCGGTTCGGGCGGTGGAGCTCCGGATCAACGGGCGCACGCCGGCGCAGTGGGCGGACCGGATCGTGGTGGTGGTCGGACCGAAGCCGGAGATTCCCGGTGGCGGGACCGGTGGATCGGGCGGCAGCGGCGGCTCCGGTGGATCGGGCGGCAGCGGCGGCAACCCGACCGCTCCCCTCGATCCGCTGCGGATCGTCGCCACCAGGGCGAGCGCCCACGACGGCAACGGCCCCGCCAACCTGGTGGACGGCGACCTCGACACCCGCTGGTCCTGCGACGGCGCGGGCTGCTGGGCGGTGGCCGATCTCGGCGGGATCCAGCAGGTCGCGGCGGTCGACGTGGCCTGGTATCTGGGCGACGTCCGCACCTCGAACTACCGGATCGCCGTCTCCGGCGACGGCAACGGCTGGACCACGGTGGCCAGCGGCACCAGCAGCGGCGCCACGCTGCAGGCCGAGCGCTACCCGGTGGATCCGGTGGAGGCCCACTACGTGCGCCTCACCGTCGACGGCAACAGCGTGAACGCCTGGGCCAGCGTCACCGAGCTCGCCGTCAGGGGCACGGAGCTCACCGAGCCGGTCGAGCCCGAGCCGACCCCGGAGCCGGAACCCACGCCCGAGCCGGAACCCGAGCCGGAGCCGGAGCCGGAGCCGACCCCCGAGCCCCAGCCGCAGCCGGGCCTCGACCCCTTCGGCGTCACGATGATCTACCCGACGAAGGCCGGCGGCGAGACCTGGTTCCTCGCGGCGGACCCCACCCGCGACTCGCGCTTCGATCCCCAGCAGAGCATCACCCGCAACGCCGACGGCTCCTGGAAGATGCGCTCGGACAAGGTCCGCATGCACGCGAAGACCTCCACCGGCTACAGCACCTCGGCGATCCGCACCTACGACCGCCCGACGCTGATCCAGCAGGGCTACATGCTGGCGCCCAACGACTGGAAGAACGTGGAGATGACCGGCTTCGTGAAGGTCAACGCCGCCTCCGATCGCTCGGACAACTTCGCCTGGTACGCCCGCGGCGGGCGCCACTCCGACGGCATCGGCTGCGAGGGATCGGCCTACAAGGGCTCGCTCCACTACGACGGCCGCACCCGCTGGCAGAAGGAGTCGTGGCACGTCTCCTACGACCAGTCGTCGTACCGCAGCACCACGAGCTCGATCATCGGGCGCTGGGTGGGCTTCAAGTCGATCATGCGCAACGTCACCGTGAACGGCAGGCCGGCGGTGAAGCTCGAGCTCTGGTTCAGCGACAACGCCAGCAAGACGAGCTGGACCAAGGTCTACGACATGACCGACGACGGCAGCTGGGGCGGCGACTCGGACAACTGCGGCAACGTGAACGCCGCGATCCCGATGACCTGGGGCGGTCCGCTCGCGACCTTCCGCTGGGACAACGCCGAGGACGTCGACTTCAAGTGGCTCTCGGTCCGCGAGATCGATTGA
- a CDS encoding Rieske 2Fe-2S domain-containing protein: MLITFLGHAGFLVETAEAIVVADPWVSREGAFDSAWMQLPQNHHMADLVREKLQDGSKARYLYLSHEHKDHFDPAFLDTIERRDFTLVLARFRRPEMRESLAGYGAKEMVVCDDGQQIPLPGGGHIKVFVEDSGLNRDSALLVHAEGRTFLNINDCKLHDRMPRIAREDGPVHVFTGQFSGAIWHPPCYEYEKKQYQTVSRKKMFSKFEAVARGIDVLKPRIFLGSAGPACFLDPKLVHLNFEELNIFPRAGKFFAFLQKRLKNMATELAEPMPGDVLDAETFRWVHLAAERVTDENFESYVRAYAERMKPLFDARHRNLSKQEIEATLVNLAAELQRKLDNLPLHDRVALPLYASLEEQPDLFLRVDFQRRRVEPVTKILDEKRYTFRAGASDVARVLDGLLTWEDFLLAMRMKMSRNPDDYDAILHGFLAIEAPDLPAFCEAVVAAESRQERMTVEAGGRCFSVHRYCPHQGADLSEAWVEGGRYLVCPRHRWQFDLEEGGKCTMNATSLHALPVVQGEEKREEALPAANEEAPAGGAA, encoded by the coding sequence ATGTTGATCACGTTCCTCGGCCACGCCGGCTTTCTCGTGGAGACGGCAGAGGCGATCGTCGTCGCCGATCCCTGGGTCTCCCGCGAGGGGGCCTTCGACTCGGCCTGGATGCAGCTGCCGCAGAACCACCACATGGCCGACCTGGTCCGCGAAAAGCTGCAGGACGGCTCGAAGGCCCGGTACCTCTACCTGAGCCACGAGCACAAGGATCACTTCGATCCTGCCTTCCTCGACACCATCGAGCGGCGCGACTTCACCCTGGTGCTGGCGCGCTTCCGCCGCCCCGAGATGCGGGAGAGCCTCGCTGGCTACGGCGCGAAGGAGATGGTGGTCTGCGACGACGGCCAGCAGATCCCGCTGCCCGGCGGGGGGCACATCAAGGTCTTCGTCGAGGATTCGGGGCTCAACCGCGACTCGGCGCTGCTCGTCCACGCGGAAGGGCGCACCTTCCTCAACATCAACGACTGCAAGCTCCACGACCGAATGCCCCGGATCGCCAGGGAGGACGGGCCCGTCCACGTCTTCACCGGCCAGTTCTCCGGCGCGATCTGGCACCCGCCCTGCTACGAGTACGAGAAGAAGCAGTACCAGACCGTCTCGCGGAAGAAGATGTTCTCCAAATTCGAGGCGGTGGCCCGCGGCATAGACGTGCTCAAGCCACGGATCTTCCTCGGCTCCGCGGGACCGGCCTGCTTCCTCGACCCGAAGCTCGTCCACCTCAATTTCGAAGAGCTCAACATCTTTCCCCGGGCGGGCAAGTTCTTCGCGTTCCTCCAGAAGCGCCTGAAGAACATGGCCACCGAGCTCGCCGAGCCCATGCCCGGCGACGTGCTCGACGCCGAGACCTTCCGTTGGGTCCACCTCGCAGCCGAGCGGGTCACGGACGAGAATTTCGAGAGCTACGTCCGGGCCTACGCCGAGCGGATGAAGCCGCTCTTCGACGCGCGCCATCGGAACCTCTCCAAGCAGGAGATCGAGGCGACCCTGGTGAACCTCGCCGCCGAGCTGCAGCGCAAGCTCGACAACCTCCCGCTCCACGACCGGGTGGCGCTGCCGCTCTACGCGAGCCTCGAGGAGCAGCCGGATCTCTTCCTCCGGGTCGACTTCCAGCGCCGCCGGGTGGAACCGGTGACGAAGATCCTCGACGAGAAGCGCTACACCTTCCGCGCCGGCGCCTCCGACGTGGCCAGGGTCCTCGACGGCCTACTCACCTGGGAGGATTTCCTCCTGGCGATGCGGATGAAGATGAGCCGGAACCCGGACGACTACGACGCCATCCTCCACGGCTTCCTCGCCATCGAGGCGCCGGACCTTCCGGCGTTCTGCGAGGCGGTGGTGGCAGCCGAGTCGCGGCAGGAGCGGATGACGGTGGAGGCCGGGGGCAGATGCTTCTCGGTGCACCGCTACTGCCCGCACCAGGGGGCGGATCTCTCCGAGGCCTGGGTCGAGGGGGGCCGCTACCTGGTCTGCCCGCGGCACCGCTGGCAATTCGACCTCGAGGAGGGCGGCAAGTGCACGATGAACGCCACCTCGCTCCACGCGCTGCCGGTGGTGCAGGGCGAGGAGAAGCGCGAGGAGGCACTTCCTGCTGCCAACGAGGAGGCACCTGCGGGCGGCGCCGCGTAG
- a CDS encoding hemerythrin domain-containing protein produces the protein MRTDPFVDPLQFLTACHGRIRMRLFTFLRAAARLRGAGAIERHELEAALLFFRSSGEGHTIDEEQSLFPRLRARLLEAGEQEAVGILDGMVREHRAHDAAFEAMVRAMAAIDPTLGSGDGLPDPEAAGVPCGTPEALALADALEALVAAYEEHIPVEDDVLYPLAARVMPAEELAQVAAEMRGRRRLGRKLLG, from the coding sequence ATGCGTACCGATCCCTTCGTCGATCCCCTCCAGTTCCTCACCGCCTGCCACGGCAGGATCCGGATGCGGCTCTTCACCTTCCTCCGCGCGGCGGCCCGCCTGCGGGGAGCCGGCGCCATCGAGCGGCACGAGCTCGAGGCGGCGCTCCTCTTCTTCCGATCGAGCGGCGAGGGGCACACCATCGACGAGGAGCAGTCGCTCTTCCCCAGGCTCCGGGCCCGGCTCCTCGAGGCGGGCGAGCAGGAGGCGGTGGGGATCCTCGACGGGATGGTGCGCGAGCACCGCGCGCACGACGCTGCCTTCGAGGCGATGGTCCGGGCGATGGCGGCGATCGACCCCACCCTGGGCAGCGGCGACGGGCTCCCCGATCCGGAGGCGGCGGGGGTCCCGTGCGGCACGCCCGAGGCGCTGGCGCTGGCGGACGCGCTCGAGGCGCTGGTGGCGGCCTACGAGGAGCACATCCCGGTGGAGGACGACGTGCTCTACCCGCTGGCGGCGCGGGTGATGCCGGCGGAGGAGCTGGCGCAGGTGGCGGCGGAGATGCGCGGCAGGCGCAGGCTGGGGCGCAAGCTGCTCGGCTGA
- a CDS encoding glycosyltransferase: MELFPIQLLILVVIMNRYVLGGFLKRLRGERFDETTDDYEPTVAIVIPLFNEGRGIYDTVLSLLEQDYPKEKLQIVVVDDCSGDDSYEWACKAAEGRPNVKVMRNPHNMGKRMGINRAVRATEAEIIVSVDSDVLVDKAAVRQLIRRFVAPEIAAVGGRTFVSNFNENWLTRMLEIKFYFSQEWLKDIERAYRSVMCLSGCLTAYRRHVLLDLEPILEDRSVLGVPIRYGEDRFLTRQIVKAGWQTCYTTDAFCFTAAPSKMSNYFSQQLRWRRSNLIDLMGGMSHAWRLHPLVALHYLSLFALLIAYPVKILHSVVNDEFFDVTVFHAAFVAVLGVLYRHGTRHLPEERRVPAAAFLPMVFLMPVTYLLFTPLALLTLDSGSWETRGSAGNVTGIDTKAANQDDDERAEARPA; encoded by the coding sequence ATGGAGTTGTTCCCAATCCAGCTGCTCATCCTCGTGGTGATCATGAACCGCTACGTACTCGGCGGTTTCCTGAAGCGCCTGCGAGGCGAGCGGTTCGACGAAACCACCGACGATTACGAGCCTACCGTGGCGATCGTGATCCCGCTCTTCAACGAGGGGCGCGGCATCTACGACACGGTTTTGAGCCTCCTCGAGCAGGACTACCCGAAGGAGAAGCTCCAGATCGTCGTGGTGGACGATTGCTCGGGCGACGACAGCTACGAGTGGGCCTGCAAGGCGGCGGAGGGACGACCCAACGTCAAGGTGATGCGCAACCCCCACAACATGGGAAAGCGCATGGGCATCAACCGCGCGGTGCGGGCCACCGAGGCCGAGATCATCGTCTCCGTCGACTCCGACGTGCTGGTGGACAAGGCCGCGGTGCGGCAGCTGATCCGCCGCTTCGTCGCCCCCGAGATCGCCGCGGTCGGCGGCCGCACCTTCGTGAGCAATTTCAACGAGAACTGGCTCACGCGCATGCTGGAGATCAAATTCTACTTCTCCCAGGAGTGGCTCAAGGACATCGAGCGCGCCTACCGCTCGGTGATGTGCCTCTCCGGCTGCCTCACCGCCTACCGGCGCCACGTGCTCCTCGATCTCGAGCCGATCCTCGAGGACCGCAGCGTGCTCGGCGTTCCCATCCGCTACGGCGAGGACCGCTTCCTCACCAGGCAGATCGTCAAGGCCGGCTGGCAGACCTGCTACACCACCGACGCCTTCTGCTTCACCGCTGCGCCGTCGAAGATGTCCAACTACTTCTCGCAGCAGCTGCGTTGGCGGCGCTCCAACCTCATCGACCTGATGGGCGGCATGAGCCACGCGTGGCGGCTCCACCCGCTGGTGGCGCTCCACTACCTCTCTCTCTTCGCGCTGCTCATCGCCTACCCCGTCAAGATCCTCCACTCGGTGGTGAACGACGAGTTCTTCGACGTCACCGTCTTCCACGCTGCCTTCGTGGCGGTGCTCGGGGTGCTCTACCGCCACGGCACCCGGCATCTGCCCGAGGAGCGGCGGGTACCAGCGGCAGCCTTCCTGCCCATGGTCTTCCTCATGCCGGTGACCTACCTGCTCTTCACGCCGCTGGCGCTCCTCACCCTCGACTCGGGGAGCTGGGAGACGCGCGGCAGCGCCGGCAACGTCACCGGAATCGACACGAAGGCGGCCAACCAGGACGACGACGAGCGCGCGGAAGCGCGGCCCGCCTGA
- a CDS encoding carbohydrate-binding protein, with translation MRIRLVLVASLAAALATTACSGSSGGSSASDAIGSDKGATASPQTPPAAGPEAEQPVAAPEPEPLPEPQDEVDAFGVTMLYPSKVGGESWILADDPTKDPRFDPKETVTANEDGSWKMRSGKVRMGVTTSTGYDPAAVETDRELLADRGYMQAPNDWKNVEITGYVKVNDAGGSTDNFAWYARGGKHNDDNPCEGSSYKGGLHYDGRVRYEKESWHVAYDQGPYEEATSSIVGRWVGFKSVMRNVEKDGATAVQLELWMDEAGDGTSWSKVYELVDDGTWGGDSAHCGAADAAMPMTWGGPIATFRWDSAQDVDFKWLSVREIE, from the coding sequence TTGCGTATCCGCCTCGTCCTCGTCGCTTCGCTCGCCGCTGCACTCGCCACCACCGCCTGCTCCGGTTCGTCCGGCGGCTCCTCCGCCTCGGACGCCATCGGCTCCGACAAGGGCGCCACCGCTTCGCCCCAGACGCCGCCTGCAGCAGGCCCCGAGGCAGAGCAGCCGGTGGCGGCGCCCGAGCCGGAGCCGCTCCCCGAGCCGCAGGACGAGGTCGACGCGTTCGGCGTGACGATGCTCTATCCCTCGAAGGTCGGCGGCGAGAGCTGGATCCTCGCCGACGATCCGACGAAGGATCCGCGCTTCGATCCCAAAGAGACGGTCACCGCCAACGAAGACGGCTCCTGGAAGATGCGCTCCGGCAAGGTCCGCATGGGCGTCACCACCTCGACCGGCTACGATCCCGCCGCCGTCGAGACCGACCGCGAGCTCCTGGCGGACCGCGGCTACATGCAGGCGCCCAACGACTGGAAGAACGTCGAGATCACCGGCTACGTGAAGGTGAACGACGCCGGCGGCTCCACCGACAACTTCGCGTGGTACGCCCGCGGCGGGAAGCACAACGACGACAACCCGTGCGAAGGCTCCTCGTACAAGGGCGGCCTCCACTACGACGGCCGCGTCCGCTACGAGAAGGAGTCCTGGCACGTCGCCTACGACCAGGGTCCGTACGAGGAGGCCACCTCCTCGATCGTGGGCCGCTGGGTGGGCTTCAAGTCGGTGATGCGGAACGTCGAGAAGGACGGCGCCACCGCGGTGCAGCTCGAGCTCTGGATGGACGAGGCCGGCGACGGCACCAGCTGGTCCAAGGTCTACGAGCTGGTGGACGACGGCACCTGGGGCGGCGACTCGGCCCATTGCGGCGCCGCCGACGCGGCGATGCCGATGACCTGGGGTGGCCCCATCGCCACCTTCCGCTGGGACAGCGCGCAGGACGTCGACTTCAAGTGGCTCTCGGTCCGCGAGATCGAGTAA
- a CDS encoding carbohydrate-binding protein has protein sequence MLRNRLLPAITLAALTGLAAGCGGSAGGDSAGEANDPGIEIPGGDPVRPGTGKPTPQPTPSPEPEPEPTPEPEPEPEPEPEPTPGENVDRFGVTMIYPTKAGGESWTLADDPTRDPRFDPQDDITKNADGSWKMRSDQVRMHAETSTGYDNGAIDTYDRPTLIQKGYMQAPNDWKNVEMTGFVKVNSASDDSDNFAWYARGGRHSDGIACEGSAYKGSLHYDGRTRWQKESWHVSYDQSSYDDTTRSIIGRWVGFKSIMKNVTVNGRTAVKLELWLNDNADKTSWVKVYDMVDDGSWGGDSDNCGNVDAAIPMTWGGPLATFRWDSAGDVDFKWLSVREIE, from the coding sequence ATGCTTCGCAATCGACTGCTGCCCGCGATCACCCTCGCAGCGCTGACCGGCCTCGCCGCAGGCTGCGGCGGCTCCGCCGGTGGCGATTCCGCCGGCGAGGCGAACGACCCGGGCATCGAGATCCCCGGCGGCGATCCGGTCCGCCCCGGCACCGGCAAGCCCACCCCGCAGCCGACGCCGTCCCCGGAACCCGAGCCCGAGCCCACCCCGGAGCCGGAGCCCGAACCCGAGCCGGAGCCCGAGCCGACCCCCGGCGAGAACGTCGATCGCTTCGGCGTCACGATGATCTACCCGACCAAGGCTGGCGGCGAGAGCTGGACCCTCGCCGACGACCCGACCCGCGATCCCCGCTTCGATCCCCAGGACGACATCACGAAGAACGCCGACGGCTCCTGGAAGATGCGCTCGGACCAGGTCCGCATGCACGCCGAGACCTCCACCGGCTACGACAACGGCGCGATCGACACCTACGACCGCCCGACGCTGATCCAGAAGGGCTACATGCAGGCCCCGAACGACTGGAAGAACGTGGAGATGACCGGCTTCGTGAAGGTCAACTCCGCCTCGGACGATTCGGACAACTTCGCCTGGTACGCCCGCGGCGGCCGCCACTCCGACGGCATCGCCTGCGAGGGCTCCGCCTACAAGGGCTCCCTCCACTACGACGGCCGCACCCGCTGGCAGAAGGAGTCGTGGCACGTCTCCTACGACCAGTCCTCCTACGACGACACCACCCGCTCGATCATCGGCCGCTGGGTGGGCTTCAAGTCGATCATGAAGAACGTCACCGTGAACGGTAGGACCGCGGTGAAGCTCGAGCTCTGGCTCAACGACAACGCCGACAAGACCAGCTGGGTGAAGGTCTACGACATGGTCGACGACGGCAGCTGGGGCGGCGACTCGGACAATTGCGGCAACGTCGACGCCGCGATCCCGATGACCTGGGGCGGTCCGCTCGCGACCTTCCGCTGGGACAGCGCCGGCGACGTCGACTTCAAGTGGCTCTCGGTCCGCGAGATCGAGTGA
- a CDS encoding DUF4215 domain-containing protein, which yields MTKYLATGLLACVALTATACGSEEDPVCGNGAVESGETCDDGNNNDNDGCTNACEPARCGDGIVEDGEEACDDGNADNSDGCLNTCEVAVCGDGFVHEGVEGCDDGNDDDTDACLSTCVLASCGDGVVQEGEACDDGNDDETDGCLSTCLEARCGDGFVQAGVEDCDDGNTSDNDACLNSCELNVCGDGKVNDGVEDCDDGNTNQNDACLNSCEAPSCGDGFIQVGVEDCDDGAANSDTTPGACRTTCEMASCGDGTIDPNETCDDGAANSDTEPGACRTNCALATCGDGVIDEGEACDDGAANSNGTPDACRTTCTLPTCGDAVKDSGEACDDGNENQNDGCLAGCVAATCGDGIIRIGVEECDDGAANSDETPGACRTDCHVAFCGDGVTDPGEECDDGTNAGGAADVCRPGCVAATCGDGVLDTGEACDDGNLERGDGCGLTCEIECGNGIVDPGESCDDGNTVGGDGCGATCVVEPIVIGDVFTPEIRQGSLDTTDPTHRRARWWSNACQDFGNITHYDLYEIHNPHAEAKAITMQATWSSTGDGYFVLYRGPFDPSNPAVGCFASNGAGNTSYETKLAGIVINPNETLTLIATQFSDRDGYGPYTLTVSVDNVCGDSFLGEGETCDDGDAIAGDGCSDSCQLETGYVCRTPGQPCTVSVCGDSVKEGTEVCDDGNAIAGDGCSADCQQVETGYVCDTPDGQLCRAVVCGDQIVDAGYEECDDGNAIAGDGCFACEFEGNTCNAPWVVQPAAGQLTFEWNNLTTEQFTGEYEATCRETKGNDAVIAFTSPVAARWRFEVVAARASATMALSVRTDCVDVATEQACIQDTNPRTVWLDYDLDANETVYLIADQFATSSYLYHTDFLVRGTGIPVLGLGEACDPTYATNRCVAGSSCQGATLPVCTAAICGDTVVDYVAGETCDDGNLVAGDGCDSCAMEGDSCADAFPMSAAEVRTGVWTWSADQRWFDNDVTATACTTSTNTATGRLRDAVAQFTAPTAGEYTFYLDTPDHNGLMLVEAGACGSTTSQTCVSAQSAGKRESHTRTLAAGETVTITVDATAAANEIARPAPVEGPFTLTIAEVACGNGVVQAGESCDDGNLIDGDGCSSTCVAQGDDCSYPFDLNAIDTDTANALLWTHTGSTMGMSADYAGSCEASARPEVVYAFTAPQAGRYQFRESIGTSFNATLYIWDSCPLSGTGMELICSGSGSTDTIQYDLTANQTVYLVLDQYGTASTVTGTGDYALEVTLVPSP from the coding sequence ATGACGAAGTACCTGGCGACGGGCCTTTTGGCCTGCGTGGCCCTCACGGCCACCGCCTGTGGAAGTGAAGAGGACCCCGTCTGCGGAAACGGCGCCGTCGAAAGCGGCGAGACCTGCGATGACGGAAACAACAACGACAACGATGGCTGCACCAACGCCTGCGAGCCCGCCCGCTGTGGCGACGGGATCGTCGAGGACGGTGAGGAAGCCTGCGACGACGGCAACGCCGACAACTCCGACGGCTGCCTGAACACCTGCGAGGTCGCCGTCTGTGGCGATGGCTTCGTGCACGAGGGTGTCGAGGGCTGCGACGACGGCAACGACGACGACACCGATGCCTGCCTCTCCACCTGCGTGCTCGCCTCCTGTGGCGACGGCGTGGTGCAGGAGGGCGAGGCCTGTGACGACGGCAACGACGACGAGACCGACGGCTGCCTCTCGACCTGCCTCGAGGCCCGCTGCGGCGACGGCTTTGTGCAGGCCGGCGTCGAGGATTGCGACGATGGCAACACCTCCGACAACGACGCCTGCCTGAACAGCTGCGAGCTCAACGTCTGCGGCGACGGCAAGGTGAACGACGGCGTCGAGGATTGCGACGACGGCAACACCAACCAGAACGACGCCTGCCTGAACAGCTGCGAGGCGCCCTCCTGCGGCGACGGCTTCATCCAGGTCGGCGTCGAGGACTGCGACGACGGCGCCGCCAACAGCGACACCACGCCCGGCGCCTGCCGCACCACCTGCGAGATGGCCTCCTGCGGCGACGGCACCATCGATCCCAACGAGACCTGCGACGACGGCGCCGCCAACAGCGACACCGAGCCGGGCGCCTGCCGCACCAACTGCGCGCTGGCCACCTGCGGCGACGGCGTGATCGACGAGGGGGAGGCTTGCGACGACGGCGCCGCCAACAGCAACGGCACCCCCGACGCCTGCCGCACCACCTGCACCCTGCCCACCTGCGGCGACGCGGTGAAGGATTCGGGCGAGGCCTGCGACGACGGCAACGAGAACCAGAACGACGGCTGCCTCGCCGGCTGCGTCGCCGCCACCTGCGGCGACGGCATCATCCGCATCGGGGTCGAGGAGTGTGACGACGGGGCCGCCAACAGCGACGAGACGCCGGGCGCCTGCCGCACCGACTGCCACGTCGCCTTCTGCGGCGACGGCGTGACCGACCCTGGCGAGGAGTGCGACGACGGCACCAACGCCGGCGGCGCTGCCGACGTCTGCCGCCCCGGCTGCGTTGCAGCCACCTGCGGCGACGGCGTCCTCGACACCGGCGAGGCCTGCGACGACGGCAACCTCGAGCGCGGCGACGGCTGCGGCCTCACCTGCGAGATCGAGTGCGGCAACGGCATCGTCGATCCGGGCGAGAGCTGCGACGACGGCAACACCGTCGGCGGTGACGGCTGCGGCGCCACCTGCGTCGTGGAGCCGATCGTGATCGGTGACGTATTCACCCCCGAGATCCGCCAGGGCTCGCTCGACACCACCGACCCGACCCACCGTCGCGCCCGCTGGTGGAGCAACGCCTGCCAGGACTTCGGCAACATCACCCACTACGACCTCTACGAGATCCACAACCCGCACGCCGAGGCGAAGGCGATCACCATGCAGGCCACCTGGTCCAGCACCGGTGACGGCTACTTCGTCCTCTACCGTGGGCCCTTCGATCCGAGCAATCCGGCGGTGGGCTGCTTCGCCAGCAACGGCGCCGGCAACACCAGCTACGAGACGAAGCTCGCCGGGATCGTTATCAACCCCAACGAGACCCTCACCCTGATCGCCACCCAGTTCAGCGATCGCGACGGGTACGGCCCCTACACCCTCACCGTCTCGGTGGACAACGTCTGCGGCGACAGCTTCCTCGGCGAGGGTGAGACCTGCGACGACGGCGACGCCATCGCCGGCGACGGCTGCTCCGACAGCTGCCAGCTCGAGACCGGCTACGTCTGCCGCACCCCCGGCCAGCCCTGCACCGTGAGCGTTTGCGGCGACAGCGTGAAGGAGGGCACCGAGGTCTGCGACGACGGCAACGCGATCGCCGGCGACGGCTGCTCCGCCGATTGCCAGCAGGTCGAGACCGGCTACGTCTGCGACACGCCGGACGGCCAGCTCTGCCGCGCGGTGGTCTGCGGCGACCAGATCGTCGACGCGGGTTACGAAGAGTGCGACGACGGCAACGCCATCGCCGGCGACGGCTGCTTCGCTTGCGAGTTCGAGGGCAACACCTGCAACGCGCCCTGGGTCGTCCAGCCCGCTGCGGGCCAGCTCACCTTCGAGTGGAACAACCTCACCACCGAGCAGTTCACCGGGGAGTACGAGGCCACCTGCCGCGAGACCAAGGGCAACGACGCGGTGATCGCCTTCACCTCGCCGGTCGCCGCCCGCTGGCGCTTCGAGGTGGTCGCCGCTCGTGCCTCTGCCACGATGGCGCTCTCGGTCCGCACCGATTGCGTGGACGTGGCCACCGAGCAGGCGTGTATCCAGGACACCAACCCGCGTACGGTGTGGCTCGACTACGACCTCGACGCGAACGAGACCGTCTACCTGATCGCCGATCAGTTCGCGACCAGCTCGTACCTCTACCACACGGACTTCCTCGTCCGCGGCACCGGCATCCCGGTCCTCGGCCTGGGCGAGGCTTGCGACCCTACGTACGCGACCAACCGCTGCGTCGCCGGCTCGTCCTGCCAGGGCGCAACGCTCCCGGTCTGCACCGCGGCCATCTGCGGTGACACCGTGGTGGACTACGTCGCCGGGGAGACGTGTGACGACGGCAACCTGGTCGCTGGCGACGGCTGCGACAGCTGCGCGATGGAAGGCGACAGCTGCGCCGACGCCTTCCCGATGAGCGCCGCCGAGGTTCGGACGGGCGTCTGGACCTGGAGCGCCGACCAGCGGTGGTTCGACAACGACGTCACCGCCACCGCCTGCACCACCTCGACCAACACCGCGACGGGCCGCCTCCGCGACGCGGTGGCGCAGTTCACCGCGCCCACCGCAGGTGAATACACCTTCTACCTCGACACGCCGGACCACAACGGTCTGATGCTCGTCGAGGCAGGGGCGTGCGGGAGCACCACCAGCCAGACCTGCGTCAGCGCCCAGTCGGCCGGCAAGCGGGAGAGCCACACCCGCACGCTCGCCGCAGGCGAGACGGTGACGATCACCGTCGACGCCACCGCCGCTGCCAACGAGATCGCAAGGCCTGCACCGGTCGAGGGTCCCTTCACCCTGACCATCGCGGAGGTCGCCTGCGGCAACGGCGTCGTCCAGGCCGGCGAGTCGTGCGACGACGGCAACCTGATCGACGGTGACGGCTGCAGCTCGACCTGCGTGGCGCAGGGCGACGACTGCTCCTATCCGTTCGACCTGAACGCCATCGACACCGATACCGCGAACGCGCTGCTCTGGACCCACACCGGTTCGACGATGGGCATGTCCGCGGACTACGCGGGCTCCTGCGAGGCTTCGGCGCGGCCGGAGGTGGTCTACGCCTTCACCGCCCCGCAGGCTGGTCGCTACCAGTTCCGGGAGAGCATCGGCACCTCGTTCAACGCCACGCTCTACATCTGGGACAGCTGCCCGCTCTCCGGCACGGGCATGGAGCTGATCTGCAGCGGCAGCGGCAGCACCGACACGATCCAGTACGACCTGACCGCGAACCAGACGGTCTACCTCGTGCTCGATCAGTACGGTACGGCCTCCACCGTGACCGGCACCGGCGACTACGCCCTCGAGGTGACGCTGGTTCCGAGTCCGTAA